In Prochlorococcus marinus XMU1406, the genomic stretch TAATGGAACTTCAGAACCATCAGCACCGATCTCTTTTAAGTCATTTTTGTAGGGTATTTTGACTACAGCTTTGAAGACACTGTCTGCTCCAACAGATTGAGGAACCTCTGCAATTGTAGGCATCTGAGCTAGATGACAATTTGCACAGACTATCTTTCCTGTGGCTTCTCTTGGGGATTCGTAGTTTTGCTGAGCCCAAAATGGATAAGCAAAAGTGATACTTGGATAAAATACAATGCTCGAAATGAAAAGCAGCGTACAGATAAATAGACTTGTTTTTTTCATGATTTGATTTTTAAGACCTTTCATTTTTTTATGCCCACCATGGATTTTCATTAGTTCTAAAGTCAGTTTCTGACCATTGCTTAACGAGTACAGCATCATCTTCAATATCAACATGAGCTAGGGCTAAAGATAAAGGAGCTGGCCCTCTGACTACCTTCCCATTTGTATCGTACTGACTGCCATGACAAGGACATATAAATTTATTAGCACCACTATCCCATGGGACAACGCAACCTAAATGAGTACAAATTGCATTTAAACCAAATTCTCCTATTTCACCACCCTCATTAACTATTAAATAAGTTGGATCTCCCTTGAGACCCTGCACTAGGCTTCTATCTCCTGCTTGATGGGTAGCTAACCAACCTGTCTTAGTTATTGGATTCCCTAATTCATCTTTAGCAGAAGTTCCACCACCACCACCACCTGCTCTTAAAGGCATGAAATAATTTGCGACGGGGTAAAGGGCTCCTAAAGCTACACCAGTTGCAGTACCAAATGTAAGAAGATTCATAAATTGCCTTCGACCCATTGAAGGGACATCATTGGAACTTAATTGAGTCATTCGCTACTTGGTTCTGTTATTTATTAGTTATTATGAATCAAATTGTTCAATTTCTGTTGCAAATAGATAGGACTTTTAATAATTTAAAGTAAAAGTTTAGGAAGTCTTAATTAATCGATTTAAATGAACCCATTACTAGTAGATGAAGTTATCCATTATTTGATTCATCGTTGGGGAAAGAAATATGATTTTAGACTCTTTAGAAGAGGAAAATTTGTTTATTTTCAAATGATGTGGGGATTTCTTGGTCAGGAATCATTTCCTTTAAGTGAAGATGAATATAAAAAATCGATAGCTGATAAAATCGAGATTTTAAATAGAAGTGGATATTCAGAAGAAGTAAGGGAATGGCTAAAGAAAGTCAATTCTAAGCCAAGGTTAGGCAGAGCTGTCAGCTTGCAATTAAATCTTAATGAGAAGATGAAAGAGTTTTTGACTTAAGATTTTCTGATAAGTAAGTTAATCCAGTACCCACAAAAAATAAAAACACAATCGATATAGATAGCAACGACATTGTCAATGGGTCTGTTGAAGGGGTAATCACTGCAGATAAGATTGCGGAGGAGATTACAACTATCTTCCAATTCGAAATCATTTTTTCTGTTGTAATTATTCCAAGAGAACCAAGAATAAATTGTAATACTGGTAATTGAAAAGCTATTGCAGTGCTAGACATTAATAAGAGAACAAAATCAAAATATCTTTCTATAGACCAAGTTGGTTCAACAATATCAGCACCGAAAGTAATAAAGAAATTTATTGCTGCAGGGACTAATAACCACCATGAAAAAATTAATCCTAAAAAAAACAGAAGACCTGAACCAAAAACCGCTGGCAAGATAAGGCTTTTTTCTTGTTTTGTTAAGCCAGGAGAAATGAATAGTATTATTTGATAAAAAATATAAGGCATTGAAACTATCAATCCGCTGTAACCTGCAACTTTAATAGCAACGAATAAAAACTCTCCTGGAGCAAGTTGGAGTAAATGAATATCGCCTGCTGGGATTTCCAAAAAAGATATTAATGGCTTGATGATGAGAAAACTAAAAAATATTGAAATAAGTATTGAGTAAATTGAGTTTAGTATCCTTTGACGAAGCTCGTCTAAATGATCGCTAAAAGTCATAGAATCTGACAGTTTATTTTCACTTTGACCTATACCACTCATTATTATTTGATAAAGATTTTGTAAAAAAAGGGGTTTAAAATTACTACCATCAAATTCAAATTTATTTTTCGATAAATTTAATTATTTGCCTAATTTAGGATTAGTTGGATCTGGTAATAAGAAAGGAGGGGCATCATTTAGGGATGATTCACCATATGTTTCATATTCTCTATATCCACCCATTTTCCCATTTGTTTTCATTAATGCGCTTACGAATGCAAGTAGTAAGAAAACAGTAGGAGCTCCTATTATTAATGCAGCACCAAATAGATATCCAACAATAAATTCTGGAAAACTATGATTTCCTAAAAATTCATGAGTGCCCAAAAGAAAATCAAACATTTAAATTTAAAATTTTTTTTATTATAAACTAAATTACTCTTTTAAGATTTTTTTTAATGTAATCTTCTCCTCTTGTAGGATTTCCCCAAATAATTTCTCCATCTTTAAAGGAAACGCAACCCGGCCCTCCTTTTTTGATTTTCTGCAAATCTTTAATCTTTACTAAATTAATTGGAACTTTAATGTTTCTTTTTGCCTTACTAAATAAAGCAGCTAAATCTGCAGCTATTTGAAGATCTTGTTCAGATGCTACCTGAGATGAAGACTTCAAAACTACATGACTGCCTGGTGATTCCTGTGCATGAAACCATAAATCGCCTTTTTTTGAGAACTTAAAGCTAATTAAGTCATTTTGCCTCATGTTTCTCCCTATCTGAAGCTTCAATCCTGTTGGAGTGTCAACTTGAATTGGTGAAGATTGTATCTCAGATGTACTTTTGTTATCTTCTCTTTGCCTCTTGATATTGATATTAAATTCGTTACAAATTTCTTCCATAATTTCTTCGAGTAGTTTGATTCTAGTTAAAAGTTTTTCATGATTTAAAGAATTTAGATTTTCTAGAAGTGTAGTAAATTCATCTAATCTTTTTATATTTGTTTTGTAAATGCTTAATCTTTCTTTTATCAATTCTCTTGATCTCTTAAGTTTTTTTGACTTTTTATATAGTTTTTGTCCTTTAATAACATCTCGTTTTTTAATTTCATTTGAAGTGAATATATTGTCAGCTTTTTCTTTGTATACCTCGTAGTTTTCTGATTTTGAAAGAAGATCATATTGAATATTTAAATTCTTTTTCTCAGTATTGGTCTGTTTAAAAATTATCCCTTCAATTTTCTTTTCCAATAATTCAATTTTTTTTTGTTTTAGATGATAATCATAATAATTCTCTAAACTGGTGCATAAATCTATTTTATTTTTGCAATTAATTTCTTGATCAACAAACCAAACGCAATAAAAATCTTTATTAAACATGGAAAAGTTAAAGTTATTGTTTTTAAAACTATTTATCCAAATCTTCCAATTTTTAAATATCTCCTTTAAGTCTGAATTGTTAATGAAATCGATATTTTTTTCCATTATTTCCGAATTGCTAGTTTTGCTAAAAACCTCTAATTGTTTTGTGAGGATAGGGCTAACTCCTTGATAGGTATTTATTAAGCAGTATTTCAAAGACTCAGGAACTATTGAAATTGAGTCTTTCCATGATCGAAAAGACTCATCTTCTCTAGGTTGTTTTTTGAGATTGACTGGAGGGCCAGAATAAATTGATCCTGTTGAAATTGTTCTAAAACTAGATTGACTTGATTTAATTTGTTTGCCAACTGCAATTATCTTATGTTTATTATCCAAATAAAAAATATTGCTATGTTTTCCCATTAATTCAAAAATTAAATACTTATCAATTTCTTCTCCAGGTTTTTTTGCAAAACTAAATTTTATAACTCTCTCGAAATCATCTTGATCAATCGAAATTAAAGCCATATATTTTAATCCGTATCTTATTTGTTTAGAAAGTGTGCTTTCTCTTCCAATCTTTACTGGCTTGTTTATCTTTAGTATTCTAGGAGAGTCTCCATTCCATGAAACTTCTAACCATGTTTGAGAATCAATTCCTCTGAAACATAATTGAATTGTATTAGGCTCAGGTTGTTGGGCAGTTTCGAACTTTGTAGGTAAGATGTTCTTTGCTAAATAATGCAAGACAGACCTAATAGATGTAATATCCATTATCTGTGGAACACCTTTTTGCATTATTCCTATTTAATTCACAAGACGTCTATTTTACTGTAAAAAATTTAATATGAAAAATCAAAAAAAACTTATTATCCTTACTGGACCAAGCGGGGTGGGTAAAGGAACAATTGTTAAAGAAATATTAGGGAAAGAAAAAAATTTTTGGCTATCAATATCTGCAACCACTAGAGAACCTAGAGAGGGAGAGAAGGACGGAGAAAATTACTACTTTTTAAATCAAGATAAGTTTAAAGAAATGATTGAACAAAAAATGTTCCTTGAATGGGCTCAATTCGCTGGAAACTACTATGGAACGCCTTTGTCTTCTGTTAATGAGAAAATAAAAAAAGGATTTACCGTACTACTTGAAATTGAAGTAGAGGGTGCAAGGCAAATAAAAAATAAGTTTCCTAATTCACTGTCAATATTTTTACTTCCTCCAGATAAAGAAGAGTTAGAAAGAAGAATAAGAAGTAGAGGTACAGAAAAAGAAGAGGCAATTGAAAAAAGACTCTCAAGGGCTAATTATGAGATTGCAGTATCAAATCAATTTGATTTTGCATTAATAAATCACAATGTTGATGAAACAGCAAAAAAAATAATCAAGTTCATAAAAACTTGATTATTTTCTCTTTATCAGCTCATTGGATGAAATAATAAATCTGGGAAAAACCTATTAAATTCAATAATTATTCCAGCCGTAAGGCTTAGCCAAATTGCTGCTACCACTGGGGCAGATCTGACAAATTTTGTGTTTAGAATTTTGAACATTTGTTTTATGAAAGTTTTTTTAAAGATGTTTAGCGAGGACCATTGAGTGTAATATTGTTATCTTTTTCTCTTAAATCTCCATTTCTACCTTGTTTATTAGCTAGAAGAGGCCATTGGGCTCCTTTTACAAGACATTTTCTGGCTAAGTCTAGGTCAATAATGATCTCAAGATCTGCTGGATTCTTAGTCTTTTTTGATTCAATCAGATACTCTCTCCCTGACCAACCTATAATTCCAGCAATATAAATAAACAATACTCCGGGAATAAGTAAATCTCCTTCATGACCTCTATTTAAAAGGGCTCCCCATGGCTCAAGAGGAGGTCCAATTATTAAATGTGGAAGACCATCATCTCCGCATGATGCTTTTCCG encodes the following:
- a CDS encoding NFACT RNA binding domain-containing protein, with translation MDITSIRSVLHYLAKNILPTKFETAQQPEPNTIQLCFRGIDSQTWLEVSWNGDSPRILKINKPVKIGRESTLSKQIRYGLKYMALISIDQDDFERVIKFSFAKKPGEEIDKYLIFELMGKHSNIFYLDNKHKIIAVGKQIKSSQSSFRTISTGSIYSGPPVNLKKQPREDESFRSWKDSISIVPESLKYCLINTYQGVSPILTKQLEVFSKTSNSEIMEKNIDFINNSDLKEIFKNWKIWINSFKNNNFNFSMFNKDFYCVWFVDQEINCKNKIDLCTSLENYYDYHLKQKKIELLEKKIEGIIFKQTNTEKKNLNIQYDLLSKSENYEVYKEKADNIFTSNEIKKRDVIKGQKLYKKSKKLKRSRELIKERLSIYKTNIKRLDEFTTLLENLNSLNHEKLLTRIKLLEEIMEEICNEFNINIKRQREDNKSTSEIQSSPIQVDTPTGLKLQIGRNMRQNDLISFKFSKKGDLWFHAQESPGSHVVLKSSSQVASEQDLQIAADLAALFSKAKRNIKVPINLVKIKDLQKIKKGGPGCVSFKDGEIIWGNPTRGEDYIKKNLKRVI
- the gmk gene encoding guanylate kinase, which gives rise to MKNQKKLIILTGPSGVGKGTIVKEILGKEKNFWLSISATTREPREGEKDGENYYFLNQDKFKEMIEQKMFLEWAQFAGNYYGTPLSSVNEKIKKGFTVLLEIEVEGARQIKNKFPNSLSIFLLPPDKEELERRIRSRGTEKEEAIEKRLSRANYEIAVSNQFDFALINHNVDETAKKIIKFIKT
- the petC gene encoding cytochrome b6-f complex iron-sulfur subunit: MTQLSSNDVPSMGRRQFMNLLTFGTATGVALGALYPVANYFMPLRAGGGGGGTSAKDELGNPITKTGWLATHQAGDRSLVQGLKGDPTYLIVNEGGEIGEFGLNAICTHLGCVVPWDSGANKFICPCHGSQYDTNGKVVRGPAPLSLALAHVDIEDDAVLVKQWSETDFRTNENPWWA
- the tatC gene encoding twin-arginine translocase subunit TatC, which gives rise to MSGIGQSENKLSDSMTFSDHLDELRQRILNSIYSILISIFFSFLIIKPLISFLEIPAGDIHLLQLAPGEFLFVAIKVAGYSGLIVSMPYIFYQIILFISPGLTKQEKSLILPAVFGSGLLFFLGLIFSWWLLVPAAINFFITFGADIVEPTWSIERYFDFVLLLMSSTAIAFQLPVLQFILGSLGIITTEKMISNWKIVVISSAILSAVITPSTDPLTMSLLSISIVFLFFVGTGLTYLSENLKSKTLSSSH
- a CDS encoding DUF3067 family protein, with amino-acid sequence MNPLLVDEVIHYLIHRWGKKYDFRLFRRGKFVYFQMMWGFLGQESFPLSEDEYKKSIADKIEILNRSGYSEEVREWLKKVNSKPRLGRAVSLQLNLNEKMKEFLT
- the psaJ gene encoding photosystem I reaction center subunit IX; its protein translation is MFKILNTKFVRSAPVVAAIWLSLTAGIIIEFNRFFPDLLFHPMS
- a CDS encoding Photosystem I reaction center subunit III translates to MKFFFSIITSVFLFLGITPIALAANGPALNEDRASTEYTASALTKCSENPKFIERANSATTQKDIARFERYGKASCGDDGLPHLIIGPPLEPWGALLNRGHEGDLLIPGVLFIYIAGIIGWSGREYLIESKKTKNPADLEIIIDLDLARKCLVKGAQWPLLANKQGRNGDLREKDNNITLNGPR